A window of uncultured Methanoregula sp. genomic DNA:
AAACTGGGCGGCGTTTCGAAGAAAGAATATATGCGGCTGAAACGCGATCTCTCTGATACCATAATGGATCGTGTCTTCCATGACGTGCCTTCCGATGAGAGCAGCTGACCAGGCGCAGCTCGCCATGATGCTGGAGGTCTCTGCATACCCCAAGCCCGGCAATGTGGACCGGTGCCACGATTATCCCGAGACCCGGCTTGAACATTTCCTTGCATCGGTCATCTATGCCCGGCCGGCACTCGAAGAAGCCGAGTCCGGCAAAGGGCGGATCGGGGAGATCATCAAGCACGCGGTACGGGACACCAACTGCCACAAGGGCGGCAACACCCATTTCGGGGCATTCATCCTTCTCGTCCCGCTCGTGTACGGGAAAGATATCCCCGGCGCCCTTGCTGCGATCACGCGGACCGATACCTCGGACGCCGTGGCATTTTACAAGGCGTTTGCCATGACATCCGTCAAGATGAACGCAACCGACGAACTCGATGTCAACGATCCCCACGCCCTCACCATGATCCGGGACCGGGACATGAACCTGCTCGACATCATGCAGCACTCGGCTGCCCAGGACATGGTTGCCCGCGAATGGGTGAACGGATTCTCCTTAACCCGCAGGGGCGCCGACCTGCTCCACCAGGCCGGTCCAGGACGCCAGGCCATCGTCAGCATGTTCATGACGCTCCTTGCAACCGAACCGGACACGTTCATCATCAAGAAGCACGGAACG
This region includes:
- a CDS encoding triphosphoribosyl-dephospho-CoA synthase; this translates as MRAADQAQLAMMLEVSAYPKPGNVDRCHDYPETRLEHFLASVIYARPALEEAESGKGRIGEIIKHAVRDTNCHKGGNTHFGAFILLVPLVYGKDIPGALAAITRTDTSDAVAFYKAFAMTSVKMNATDELDVNDPHALTMIRDRDMNLLDIMQHSAAQDMVAREWVNGFSLTRRGADLLHQAGPGRQAIVSMFMTLLATEPDTFIIKKHGTDAAMKTMTAARDVLDGKRSIEDFDEECIRSDINPGSIADITIAAIYIALGEGWSWES